The following are encoded in a window of Saccharothrix longispora genomic DNA:
- a CDS encoding cytochrome P450, giving the protein MTTSGGRVPPGPPRRAALGILRQLRADRLGLMSEAVREYGDAVRVAIGPKKLYIFNHPDHAKHVLADNAANYHKGIGYTEAKRALGDGLLTSEGDLWKEQRRTIQPVFQHKRIAGQADVIVEEALGLVARLRAHLGAARPVDVLSEVTALTLGVLGRTLLDADLGEFDSVGHSFEAVQDQAMFEMETLGMIPRWLPLKGQRAFRWARSDLQRIVGALVAQRKANPVESGDDVLTRLIASTAKESDRRVADRRMQDELVTLLLAGHETTASTVGWTLDLVGRHPEVRERLHEEAVEVYGDRRPSYADLTRLRYTNMVLQEAMRLHPPVWILPRRALAEDEVGGYRVPAGAEVLICPYTLHRHPRYWPEPERFIPERFEPGVQTDRPRYAHIPFGAGPRFCVGNHLGTMEATFIISTLMRDLKLEPVPGYRVKPEPMMSLRLGGGLPMTVRDWSAPTSRAA; this is encoded by the coding sequence ATGACGACGAGCGGTGGCCGAGTGCCCCCGGGGCCGCCCCGGCGGGCGGCCCTGGGCATCCTGCGCCAGCTCCGCGCCGACCGCCTCGGCCTGATGAGCGAGGCGGTCCGCGAGTACGGCGACGCGGTGCGGGTGGCGATCGGTCCGAAGAAGCTCTACATCTTCAACCACCCCGACCACGCCAAGCACGTCCTGGCGGACAACGCGGCGAACTACCACAAGGGCATCGGCTACACCGAGGCCAAGCGCGCGCTGGGCGACGGGCTGCTCACCAGCGAGGGCGACCTGTGGAAGGAGCAGCGGCGCACCATCCAGCCGGTGTTCCAGCACAAGCGGATCGCGGGGCAGGCGGACGTCATCGTCGAGGAGGCGCTCGGGCTGGTCGCGCGGCTGCGCGCCCACCTGGGCGCCGCCCGACCGGTCGACGTGCTGTCCGAGGTCACCGCGCTCACCCTCGGCGTGCTCGGCAGGACGCTGCTCGACGCCGACCTCGGCGAGTTCGACTCGGTGGGCCACTCGTTCGAGGCCGTGCAGGACCAGGCCATGTTCGAGATGGAGACGCTCGGCATGATCCCCCGGTGGCTCCCGCTGAAGGGGCAGCGGGCGTTCCGCTGGGCCCGGAGCGACCTCCAGCGGATCGTGGGCGCCCTGGTGGCGCAGCGGAAGGCGAACCCCGTCGAGTCCGGGGACGACGTGCTGACGCGGCTCATCGCCTCCACCGCCAAGGAGAGCGACCGGCGGGTCGCCGACCGGCGCATGCAGGACGAGCTGGTGACGCTGCTGCTGGCCGGGCACGAGACCACGGCCAGCACGGTCGGCTGGACGCTGGACCTCGTGGGCAGGCACCCGGAGGTCCGGGAGCGGCTGCACGAGGAGGCGGTGGAGGTGTACGGCGACCGCCGCCCGTCCTACGCGGACCTGACCAGGCTGCGGTACACGAACATGGTGCTCCAGGAGGCGATGCGCCTGCACCCGCCGGTGTGGATCCTGCCCCGGCGCGCGCTCGCCGAGGACGAGGTGGGCGGCTACCGCGTGCCGGCCGGCGCCGAGGTCCTGATCTGCCCGTACACCCTGCACCGGCACCCGAGGTACTGGCCGGAGCCGGAGCGGTTCATCCCGGAGCGGTTCGAACCGGGAGTCCAGACCGACCGGCCGCGCTACGCGCACATCCCGTTCGGCGCCGGCCCCCGGTTCTGCGTCGGCAACCACCTGGGGACGATGGAGGCCACCTTCATCATCTCCACGCTGATGCGCGACCTGAAGCTCGAACCGGTGCCCGGTTACCGGGTCAAGCCGGAGCCCATGATGTCGCTCCGCCTCGGCGGTGGCCTCCCCATGACCGTCCGCGACTGGTCCGCGCCCACCAGCCGGGCGGCCTGA